In the genome of Solidesulfovibrio sp., one region contains:
- a CDS encoding GntR family transcriptional regulator — translation MSKEDETLSHLFQQIENGRWQVGARLPAERTLAADLGASRNTVRNALRVLEARGVVDIRRGSGCYLRSTTYGLQARNLDATASGLPAHQALEAGFVLLPPIAALCARRISPDGLLHLEETMISLSQAIYSKNTQAIRLEISQFAACLAAETGNPVLENTLRRLAADIHAVFNLFFSMADHEREEVFADLVKLLQALKKHDQAGAASRMEDRILRLAALSGKYLDTQCSAYLLRAMEDREIPF, via the coding sequence ATGAGTAAAGAAGACGAGACGCTCAGCCATCTCTTCCAGCAAATCGAAAACGGAAGGTGGCAGGTCGGGGCTCGGCTCCCGGCGGAACGAACCCTGGCGGCGGACCTCGGCGCCAGCCGGAATACCGTGCGCAACGCCTTGCGGGTGCTGGAGGCTCGGGGCGTCGTGGACATCCGCCGGGGAAGCGGCTGTTACCTCCGCTCCACCACCTACGGCCTCCAGGCGAGAAATCTCGACGCCACCGCCTCCGGCCTCCCCGCCCACCAGGCCCTCGAAGCCGGGTTTGTCCTGCTGCCCCCCATCGCCGCCCTGTGCGCCAGGCGCATCTCCCCGGACGGCCTGCTGCACCTGGAAGAAACCATGATCAGCTTGAGCCAGGCGATCTACAGCAAGAACACCCAGGCCATCCGCCTGGAGATATCCCAGTTCGCCGCGTGCCTGGCCGCGGAAACCGGCAATCCCGTGCTCGAAAACACGCTGCGCCGGCTGGCGGCGGACATCCACGCCGTGTTCAACCTGTTCTTCTCCATGGCGGATCACGAGCGGGAAGAGGTGTTCGCCGATCTGGTGAAACTCCTGCAGGCGCTCAAAAAACACGACCAGGCCGGGGCGGCCAGCCGCATGGAGGACCGCATCCTGCGGCTGGCCGCCCTTTCTGGAAAGTACCTGGACACCCAATGTTCGGCCTATCTGCTGCGCGCGATGGAAGACCGGGAGATCCCGTTTTGA
- a CDS encoding PAS domain-containing protein gives MIQINDLATYDSVTRRDLSREELHSLVESFPALLWRIEIIRSRIEYLNRSMIAGLNEKTTLFLKSAEIRKNVVFKEDAILLDSFMEAVKRGKNAQTIVRIHGTGQETAWLKLVGWMPSKDVRYYMGYLMDVTDRIEVLKGMIERETEMQLMIELSDMPVVLVDLDTKMVLSQNAAALQLFMYSPDEFRGLRISDLFHHGMASVMHSLYEEILFARKWRGKALFERKAKSVFSAEASVLSLLFKDRRILRIALSNIEAASPVDSLAALSPATEPQNDLRAQRESELLKALEGQTELPAILETLFDCQLPHGSFDAILFSDIQAKKNRVFVYSFGEPFASMTQGEMYAYEGTIAQDIERFKLDSLIVDDTIDSIKSIDWALFIPKGIRSYFAKPFYQRGVLKAVMILCSLRPNAFHSDGMAEYAILFEPFRRAIQAWRTAHQARRAPRNA, from the coding sequence ATGATACAAATCAACGACCTGGCAACGTACGATTCCGTCACCCGACGCGACCTTTCCCGCGAGGAACTGCACAGTCTCGTGGAGAGCTTTCCCGCATTGCTGTGGCGCATCGAGATCATCCGCTCGCGCATTGAATACCTCAACCGCTCCATGATTGCCGGGCTCAACGAAAAAACGACTCTCTTTCTCAAAAGCGCCGAAATCCGAAAGAACGTTGTTTTCAAGGAAGATGCCATTTTGCTCGACAGTTTCATGGAGGCGGTGAAGCGCGGGAAAAACGCGCAAACCATCGTCCGCATCCACGGCACCGGGCAGGAAACCGCCTGGCTCAAACTCGTGGGCTGGATGCCGTCCAAGGACGTCCGCTATTACATGGGCTATCTCATGGATGTCACCGACCGCATCGAGGTCCTCAAGGGCATGATCGAGCGGGAAACCGAAATGCAGCTCATGATCGAGCTCTCGGACATGCCGGTGGTGCTCGTGGATCTGGACACAAAAATGGTCCTTTCCCAGAACGCCGCCGCCTTGCAACTATTCATGTATTCCCCGGACGAGTTCCGCGGCCTGCGCATCTCGGACCTGTTCCACCACGGCATGGCCAGCGTCATGCACAGCCTATACGAAGAGATCCTTTTTGCCAGGAAGTGGCGCGGCAAGGCCCTCTTCGAGCGCAAGGCCAAGTCGGTGTTTTCGGCCGAGGCCAGCGTTCTCTCCCTGCTGTTCAAGGACAGGCGCATCCTTCGGATCGCGCTCTCCAACATCGAGGCGGCCAGCCCGGTTGATTCCCTTGCCGCCCTGTCTCCGGCGACCGAACCTCAAAACGACCTGCGAGCCCAACGGGAAAGCGAACTGCTCAAGGCCCTGGAAGGCCAAACGGAACTGCCTGCCATTCTGGAAACCCTGTTCGACTGCCAGTTGCCGCACGGTTCCTTTGACGCCATCCTTTTTTCCGACATCCAGGCCAAGAAAAACAGGGTGTTCGTGTATTCGTTCGGCGAACCCTTCGCCAGCATGACCCAGGGGGAAATGTATGCCTACGAAGGGACCATCGCCCAGGACATCGAACGCTTCAAGCTCGACTCCCTCATCGTGGACGACACCATCGACAGCATCAAGTCCATTGACTGGGCGCTTTTCATCCCCAAGGGCATCCGATCCTACTTCGCCAAGCCCTTCTACCAGCGGGGCGTGCTCAAGGCCGTGATGATCCTGTGTTCGCTCAGGCCCAATGCCTTCCACAGCGACGGCATGGCCGAATACGCCATTCTCTTCGAACCGTTCCGCCGCGCCATCCAGGCCTGGCGCACCGCGCATCAAGCCAGGCGCGCCCCCCGCAATGCCTGA